The Raphanus sativus cultivar WK10039 chromosome 2, ASM80110v3, whole genome shotgun sequence genome includes a region encoding these proteins:
- the LOC130499706 gene encoding uncharacterized protein LOC130499706: protein MWTNKFFFLLAVACMAVLSTAQTLPSIPGQDPADCLSSLEVIPNCISEIFGSIISGHIGTVGHSCCHAFLVLNADCITQTFAFAPLFPPSLRDHCSKQSLP from the coding sequence ATGTGGACCAACAAGTTTTTCTTCCTCCTTGCAGTTGCATGCATGGCTGTGTTAAGTACAGCTCAAACGTTGCCTTCGATACCTGGACAGGACCCAGCAGACTGTCTGTCATCGTTGGAAGTTATTCCCAACTGTATCTCAGAAATTTTCGGATCAATAATAAGTGGACATATCGGGACTGTTGGTCACTCTTGCTGCCATGCCTTTTTGGTTCTTAATGCAGATTGTATTACGCAGACGTTTGCCTTTGCTCCCCTCTTCCCTCCGAGTCTAAGGGATCATTGTTCCAAACAATCTTTGCCATAA
- the LOC108843017 gene encoding LOW QUALITY PROTEIN: E3 ubiquitin ligase PARAQUAT TOLERANCE 3 (The sequence of the model RefSeq protein was modified relative to this genomic sequence to represent the inferred CDS: substituted 1 base at 1 genomic stop codon) — translation MAIYYKFKSAKAYDTISMDGPFISVGFLKEKIYETKHLGSGKDLDIVISNAQTNEEYLDEAMLIPKNTSVLIRRVPGRPRIRVINQQEPRVEEKVETVQADMSNLVTADTSVAEDEFDEFGNDFYSVPAAPAVNYNSNPCPDPLAPADEKVDEETKLKALIDTPALDWQQQGADGYGSGRGYGRGMPGRNGGRGFGNGMERKTTPPPGYICHRCNVPGHFIQHCPTNGDPTYDVKRVKPPTGIPKSMLVATPDGSYSLPSGAVAVLKPNEDAFEKEMEGLRSVTRSVGEIPPELKCPLCKEVMRDAALTSKCCYQSFCDKCIRDHIIAKSMCVCGDTNVLADDILPNKTLRDAINRIMESGNSSAENAGSMCQVQDMESARCLPPKVLSPTTSAASKGEKRPAPSHNIETLPLKPPVEVAEITSAPKVAEEIVKVDKPVDASESLNGKEAVVSQVNTQAPKEETQQQVASGDQGKXLEKKKKKKPRMPGPDMQWNPMQHPAGPDYMMPPPMGPGPSNHFFNGMQPGFNGFQPGFNGFHPGFNGFAGPYPGGMPPYVGYGLGPMDMYGGMLHPDPFAAAQGFGFPNIPPPHRDLAEMGNRMNVQRPMMPGREEFEARKAEMKRKRENERRSQGGNGMREGEKSRMMNNNNNSADSSSPMKPKSGHGPPPPIPDYDRRRRSERSSSERQSSRQRVSSPSRVSSKKSEHDDRSREHRRDDDRSRERRRDDDQSRERHRDSDRKHRKRSEMPSSETPTSEFADNHKSGVFSRISFPEEASSGKQRKTSKSSPAPPETSTASAAVSSTRRHSGRERESAEYESSDDEDRHFKRKPSRYHERSPSVPDSDVGDEHFRRSKRSKGERWRA, via the exons ATGGCAATTTATTACAAGTTTAAGAGTGCCAAGGCTTATGATACCATCTCCATGGATGGTCCTTTTATATCAGTTGGTTTTCTCAAAGAGAAAATTTACGAAACTAAGCATTTGGGCAGTGGTAAAGACCTTGACATTGTCATCTCTAATGCCCAAACTAACGAAG AATATCTAGATGAAGCAATGTTAATCCCCAAAAATACTTCTGTCCTAATTCGCCGGGTCCCTGGACGCCCTCGCATCAGAGTTATCAACCAACAAGA GCCGAGAGTGGAGGAGAAAGTCGAAACTGTTCAGGCTGATATGAGTAATCTTGTTACTGCTGATACATCTGTT GCTGAAGATGAGTTTGACGAGTTTGGGAATGATTTTTATTCAGTTCCTGCTGCCCCAGCTGTCAATTATAATAGTAACCCATGTCCTGATCCTCTTGCACCAGCCGATGAGAAAGTAGATGAAGAAACCAAACTTAAGGCGTTGATAGACACTCCGGCATTAGACTGGCAGCA ACAAGGCGCAGATGGGTATGGCTCGGGAAGAGGTTACGGTAGGGGTATGCCTGGAAGGAATGGTGGACGCGGTTTTGGTAATG GAATGGAGAGGAAAACGACGCCGCCACCAGGATATATATGCCATCGTTGCAATGTTCCTG GACATTTTATTCAGCACTGCCCTACAAATGGCGATCCTACCTATGATGTTAAGAGAGTTAAACCACCTACTGGTATTCCAAAGTCTATGCTAGTGGCGACCCCAGATGGCTCTTATTCCTTGCCAAGTGGCGCTGTTGCAGTTTTGAAACCGAATGA GGATGCGTTTGAGAAGGAAATGGAGGGGTTGCGGTCAGTAACACGCTCTGTCGGGGAGATTCCTCCTGAACTGAAATGCCCCTTATGTAAAGAAGTGATGAGAGATGCTGCCCTGACGAGTAAATGCTGTTACCAGAGCTTCTGTGACAAGT GTATCAGAGATCACATAATTGCAAAGTCAATGTGTGTTTGTGGAGACACCAATGTACTAGCTGATGATATTCTACCAAACAAGACCCTCAGGGATGCTATAAACCGTATCATGGAGTCTGGTAACAGTAGTGCTGAGAACGCTGGCAGCATGTGCCAAGTCCAAG ATATGGAGTCTGCACGATGTCTACCTCCAAAGGTTCTCTCTCCTACTACATCTGCTGCATCTAAAGGGGAAAAGAGACCAGCTCCTAGTCACAACATTGAGACTTTACCTCTAAAGCCGCCAGTAGAAGTAGCGGAGATCACAAGTGCTCCTAAGGTGGCTGAAGAAATAGTTAAAGTGGATAAGCCGGTTGATGCATCCGAAAGCTTGAATGGCAAGGAAGCGGTGGTTTCGCAGGTGAATACGCAAGCTCCCAAGGAAGAAACACAGCAGCAGGTTGCTTCCGGGGATCAAGGTAAGTAACTG gaaaaaaagaagaaaaagaaacctCGGATGCCTGGACCTG ATATGCAATGGAATCCCATGCAGCATCCAGCAGGCCCCGACTACATGATGCCGCCACCAATGGGTCCAGGTCCCAGTAATCATTTCTTCAATGGTATGCAACCAGGGTTCAACGGCTTTCAACCAGGGTTCAATGGCTTTCATCCTGGTTTCAATGGCTTTGCTGGCCCTTATCCTGGCGGGATGCCTCCTTATGTTGGTTATGGTTTAGGCCCCATGGACATGTATGGGGGTATGTTACATCCAGATCCTTTTGCTGCGGCGCAGGGCTTTGGGTTCCCTAACATACCACCACCTCATAG GGACCTTGCGGAGATGGGGAATCGTATGAACGTCCAACGTCCTATGATGCCGGGGAGAGAGGAATTCGAAGCTAGGAAAGCTGAGATGAAAAGAAAACGTGAAAACGAGAGACGGTCACAAGG AGGGAATGGCATGAGGGAAGGTGAGAAGAGCAGAatgatgaacaacaacaacaactcggCAGACTCTTCCTCACCCATGAAGCCAAAATCT GGACATGGACCTCCGCCACCTATCCCTGATTACGACCGTCGTAGACGATCGGAAAGATCATCATCAGAGCGTCAGTCATCGCGGCAGAGGGTCAGCTCTCCCTCTCGAGTATCCAGCAAGAAATCTGAGCATGATGATCGAAGCCGGGAACACCGCCGTGATGATGATCGAAGCCGGGAACGCCGCCGTGATGATGATCAAAGCCGGGAACGCCACCGAGATTCTGATCGCAAGCACCGTAAGAGATCCGAGATGCCATCGTCGGAGACACCAACTTCAGAGTTCGCTGATAACCACAAGTCCGGCGTGTTCTCGAGGATAAGCTTTCCGGAGGAGGCATCTTCAGGCAAGCAACGTAAGACGTCAAAGTCTTCTCCAGCGCCGCCAGAGACCTCGACGGCCTCGGCAGCCGTTTCATCGACTCGTCGTCATAGCGGGAGGGAAAGAGAGTCGGCAGAATACGAGTCCAGTGATGATGAAGACAGGCATTTCAAGAGGAAGCCGTCAAGGTACCACGAGCGGTCTCCGTCGGTGCCGGATTCTGACGTCGGTGACGAGCATTTCCGACGTTCGAAGCGATCGAAAGGAGAAAGATGGCGGGCTTGA
- the LOC108842235 gene encoding uncharacterized protein LOC108842235 isoform X1, giving the protein MLIPNFRLSDAPMSVRFNDGTSLEKMTESVRPIPMELFRFMPYSRLLKLANTGKQLPDVRGELSAIRSTITDRIPGAQRVMLTLRLESGDSVCVSMFDSKALEFHAKFDSYGKEPRVIVATSVNPKLVGGNLPKIFSLFHQWIVILLLCVFLRLCLTPIVFISSGDRLVREVSVLKSECPKLKEDIERLHSVKTHVGYNSKDQDNFPTTYS; this is encoded by the exons ATGCTGAT CCCCAATTTCAGGTTGTCTGACGCTCCCATGTCGGTTCGGTTCAATGATGGAACCTCGCTTGAGAAGATGACTGAGTCTGTTAGGCCCATACCTATGGAACTTTTCAGGTTCATGCCATATAGTCGACTGCTGAAGTTGGCGAACACTGGGAAACAACTACCAG acGTGCGTGGCGAGCTGAGTGCTATCAGAAGCACCATCACTGACCGTATACCAGGGGCACAGCGTGTGATGTTAACTCTGCGTCTTGAAAG CGGTGATAGCGTTTGTGTGAGCATGTTTGACTCAAAAGCTCTTGAGTTTCATGCCAAGTTCGACAGCTATGGGAAGGAGCCTAGAGTTATTGTTGCAACCAGCGTTAATCCTAAATTAGTTGGGGGTAATCTTCCCAAAATCTTCTCCCTTTTTCATCAATGGATTGTCATACTCCTTCTTTGTGTTTTCCTTCGTCTTTGCTTGACCCCAATTGTTTTCATTAGTTCCGGGGATCGGTTGGTCAGAGAAGTATCTGTGTTGAAATCAGAGTGCCCAAAGTTAAAAGAAGATATAGAGCGCTTACATAGCGTCAAAACACATGTTGGATATAACAGCAAAGACCAAGATAATTTTCCCACAACCTACAGCTAA
- the LOC108842235 gene encoding uncharacterized protein LOC108842235 isoform X2, with translation MLMLSDAPMSVRFNDGTSLEKMTESVRPIPMELFRFMPYSRLLKLANTGKQLPDVRGELSAIRSTITDRIPGAQRVMLTLRLESGDSVCVSMFDSKALEFHAKFDSYGKEPRVIVATSVNPKLVGGNLPKIFSLFHQWIVILLLCVFLRLCLTPIVFISSGDRLVREVSVLKSECPKLKEDIERLHSVKTHVGYNSKDQDNFPTTYS, from the exons ATGCTGAT GTTGTCTGACGCTCCCATGTCGGTTCGGTTCAATGATGGAACCTCGCTTGAGAAGATGACTGAGTCTGTTAGGCCCATACCTATGGAACTTTTCAGGTTCATGCCATATAGTCGACTGCTGAAGTTGGCGAACACTGGGAAACAACTACCAG acGTGCGTGGCGAGCTGAGTGCTATCAGAAGCACCATCACTGACCGTATACCAGGGGCACAGCGTGTGATGTTAACTCTGCGTCTTGAAAG CGGTGATAGCGTTTGTGTGAGCATGTTTGACTCAAAAGCTCTTGAGTTTCATGCCAAGTTCGACAGCTATGGGAAGGAGCCTAGAGTTATTGTTGCAACCAGCGTTAATCCTAAATTAGTTGGGGGTAATCTTCCCAAAATCTTCTCCCTTTTTCATCAATGGATTGTCATACTCCTTCTTTGTGTTTTCCTTCGTCTTTGCTTGACCCCAATTGTTTTCATTAGTTCCGGGGATCGGTTGGTCAGAGAAGTATCTGTGTTGAAATCAGAGTGCCCAAAGTTAAAAGAAGATATAGAGCGCTTACATAGCGTCAAAACACATGTTGGATATAACAGCAAAGACCAAGATAATTTTCCCACAACCTACAGCTAA
- the LOC108842235 gene encoding uncharacterized protein LOC108842235 isoform X3 gives MLIPNFRLSDAPMSVRFNDGTSLEKMTESVRPIPMELFRFMPYSRLLKLANTGKQLPDVRGELSAIRSTITDRIPGAQRVMLTLRLESGDSVCVSMFDSKALEFHAKFDSYGKEPRVIVATSVNPKLVGVPGIGWSEKYLC, from the exons ATGCTGAT CCCCAATTTCAGGTTGTCTGACGCTCCCATGTCGGTTCGGTTCAATGATGGAACCTCGCTTGAGAAGATGACTGAGTCTGTTAGGCCCATACCTATGGAACTTTTCAGGTTCATGCCATATAGTCGACTGCTGAAGTTGGCGAACACTGGGAAACAACTACCAG acGTGCGTGGCGAGCTGAGTGCTATCAGAAGCACCATCACTGACCGTATACCAGGGGCACAGCGTGTGATGTTAACTCTGCGTCTTGAAAG CGGTGATAGCGTTTGTGTGAGCATGTTTGACTCAAAAGCTCTTGAGTTTCATGCCAAGTTCGACAGCTATGGGAAGGAGCCTAGAGTTATTGTTGCAACCAGCGTTAATCCTAAATTAGTTGGGG TTCCGGGGATCGGTTGGTCAGAGAAGTATCTGTGTTGA